In one Moritella sp. 5 genomic region, the following are encoded:
- a CDS encoding HlyD family type I secretion periplasmic adaptor subunit codes for MKVSKQDLEMADDVYGAMLAQTPQVHRLTIWALAAFVLSFIIWAYFAKLDRVATGMGKVVPSSQIQIIQSLDGGILQQLYVTEGMIVSKDQPLARIDDTRFRADLAQQRQEVDSLRADIIRLRSELTSILVADVPDWQLQIKIAKKTLIFPDDLKQNLPYLVVRQQDEYQARLDSLSNQVAIQAQQIQQRYEESRELKSKIKTLEISYKLASREIELTRPLAKKNIVPEVELLKLERSVNSIKGELDSLRLLVPKLKSVMAEAVLKRREAVLNYRADARAQLNELQGKFSRITEAQVGVKDKVEKALIISPVVGTIKTLHITTMGGVVQPGQVLLEIVPTEDKLLIEAKIKPKDIAFIHLGLPAVVKITAYDFTRYGGLKGVVEHISADTTQDEDGNSFYIIRVRTQISDIQGNQDMPIIPGMMTSVDVMIGKRTVLEYILNPVLRAKAMALREL; via the coding sequence ATGAAGGTTAGTAAGCAAGACTTAGAGATGGCAGATGATGTGTACGGTGCTATGTTAGCGCAAACGCCGCAGGTTCACAGATTAACTATTTGGGCGTTGGCTGCATTTGTACTTAGTTTTATTATTTGGGCTTACTTTGCCAAATTAGACCGAGTGGCAACGGGAATGGGTAAGGTAGTACCTTCTTCGCAGATCCAGATCATTCAGAGTTTAGATGGCGGTATTTTACAACAGTTATATGTGACTGAAGGCATGATAGTCAGTAAAGATCAGCCACTGGCGAGAATCGATGATACACGTTTTCGAGCAGATTTAGCACAACAACGTCAAGAAGTTGATAGCTTGCGGGCGGATATTATTCGTTTGCGCAGTGAGTTAACTAGTATCTTGGTTGCCGATGTTCCAGACTGGCAATTACAAATTAAGATAGCCAAAAAAACCTTGATATTTCCTGATGATTTAAAGCAGAACTTACCGTATTTAGTCGTGCGTCAACAAGATGAATATCAGGCTCGGTTAGATAGTCTTAGCAATCAGGTTGCTATTCAGGCTCAGCAAATTCAACAGCGTTATGAAGAAAGCAGGGAATTAAAGTCAAAAATAAAAACCTTGGAAATAAGTTATAAATTGGCTTCGCGGGAAATTGAATTGACGCGACCTTTAGCGAAAAAGAACATCGTACCAGAGGTGGAGTTACTCAAGTTAGAGCGGAGTGTTAACAGTATTAAAGGTGAGCTTGATTCTCTTCGTTTATTAGTACCAAAATTAAAATCGGTGATGGCTGAAGCGGTGTTAAAGCGTCGTGAAGCGGTACTTAATTATCGTGCAGATGCACGAGCGCAGTTAAATGAATTGCAAGGTAAGTTCTCACGAATTACTGAAGCGCAAGTTGGTGTTAAGGATAAGGTAGAGAAAGCATTAATCATTTCACCTGTAGTCGGGACTATCAAAACGTTACATATCACCACTATGGGCGGGGTTGTGCAACCGGGCCAGGTGTTACTAGAGATTGTACCAACCGAAGATAAATTACTGATTGAAGCCAAAATAAAACCGAAAGATATTGCCTTTATTCATCTGGGCTTACCAGCAGTGGTGAAGATTACTGCATATGATTTTACCCGTTATGGTGGTTTAAAAGGGGTTGTTGAGCACATAAGTGCGGATACAACTCAGGATGAAGACGGTAATAGTTTTTATATTATCCGTGTCCGCACTCAAATTTCTGATATTCAGGGTAATCAGGATATGCCAATAATCCCCGGTATGATGACATCTGTTGATGTGATGATAGGTAAACGTACGGTATTAGAATATATATTGAATCCTGTTTTAAGGGCTAAAGCAATGGCGCTTAGGGAGTTATAA